The following coding sequences lie in one Arachis ipaensis cultivar K30076 chromosome B03, Araip1.1, whole genome shotgun sequence genomic window:
- the LOC107630401 gene encoding oleosin 1, whose protein sequence is MADRPTFQTPLSPHHVFLRRLQDHTPNSTQLAGLLTLLITGSILLLLTGLTVTGTVIAMIFFSPLIIISSPVWVPIGTLFLLITAAFLSMCGFGIVLVAAVSWMYRYFRGMHPPGSDRVDYARIRIYDTATHVKDYAREYGGYLQSKVKDAAPGA, encoded by the coding sequence ATGGCAGACAGACCCACCTTCCAAACACCGCTATCACCGCACCATGTGTTCCTCCGAAGGCTCCAAGATCACACTCCCAACTCCACCCAGCTCGCCGGCCTCTTAACCCTTCTCATCACCGGTTCAATCTTGCTCCTCCTCACCGGCCTAACCGTCACCGGAACCGTAATCGCCATGATTTTCTTCTCCCCCTTGATAATCATCTCCAGCCCTGTTTGGGTCCCAATCGGAACCCTATTTCTTCTCATAACCGCCGCCTTCTTATCCATGTGCGGATTCGGGATCGTTCTCGTCGCCGCCGTGTCTTGGATGTACCGTTACTTCCGGGGAATGCACCCGCCCGGTTCCGACCGGGTCGATTACGCCCGGATCCGGATCTACGATACGGCCACCCACGTCAAGGACTACGCTAGAGAATACGGTGGCTACTTGCAGAGTAAGGTCAAAGATGCTGCACCCGGTGCTTAG